Proteins encoded by one window of Streptococcus suis S735:
- the rlmD gene encoding 23S rRNA (uracil(1939)-C(5))-methyltransferase RlmD — MLKKNDIVEVEVVDLTHEGQGVAKIDGFVFFVDNALPGEKISMRILKLKKNIGFGKVEQWQSFSQDRNQDLDFTYLRTGIADLGHLTYPAQLAFKKKQVENSLRKIAGISEIAVADTLGMDSPLAYRNKAAVPVRRVNGQLETGFFRKNSHDLVPIEDFYIQHKEIDALVLATRDLLRKLDLKPYDEKEQTGLVRNIVVRRGHYSGQLMLVLVTTRPKIFRVETLIERLTSQFPNLVSIVQNINDQNTNAIFGQEFRLLHGSETIADTMLGNEFEISAPSFYQVNTEMAEKLYQTAIDFAELSADDVVIDAYSGIGTIGLSFAKQVKHVYGVEVVEKAVLDSQKNAARNGIDNVTYVCDSAESAMQKWVADGVKPTVIFVDPPRKGLTESFIKASTSVKPEKIVYISCNVATMARDIKLYEELGYKLTKVQPADLFPNTHHIEVVGLLEKRN, encoded by the coding sequence ATGTTAAAGAAAAACGATATTGTCGAAGTAGAAGTTGTAGATTTGACACATGAGGGGCAGGGTGTGGCAAAAATTGATGGTTTTGTCTTCTTTGTAGACAATGCTCTTCCAGGCGAGAAAATTTCCATGCGCATCTTAAAACTTAAGAAAAATATTGGTTTTGGTAAGGTGGAGCAATGGCAGAGCTTCTCACAAGACCGTAATCAGGACTTGGATTTTACCTATCTAAGAACAGGTATTGCTGACTTGGGGCATCTCACTTATCCAGCCCAACTAGCTTTTAAGAAAAAACAAGTTGAGAATAGTCTACGTAAGATTGCAGGCATTTCAGAAATAGCAGTAGCAGATACGTTGGGAATGGACAGTCCTCTTGCTTATCGTAATAAGGCAGCTGTTCCAGTTCGTCGTGTGAATGGGCAGTTAGAAACAGGATTCTTCCGAAAAAATTCACATGATTTAGTTCCGATTGAGGATTTTTACATTCAACACAAGGAAATTGATGCCTTGGTTCTAGCGACACGTGACCTCTTGAGAAAATTAGACTTGAAGCCTTACGATGAGAAAGAACAGACAGGACTTGTGAGAAATATTGTTGTTCGTCGTGGTCATTATTCAGGTCAGTTGATGCTAGTTTTAGTTACGACTCGTCCGAAGATTTTCCGTGTTGAAACCCTTATTGAGCGTTTGACAAGCCAATTTCCAAATCTTGTTTCTATCGTTCAGAATATTAATGACCAGAATACCAATGCTATATTCGGTCAAGAATTCCGTCTTTTGCATGGCAGTGAAACTATTGCAGATACCATGTTGGGCAATGAATTTGAAATTTCTGCACCGTCTTTCTATCAAGTCAACACAGAAATGGCTGAAAAACTCTATCAGACCGCCATTGATTTTGCAGAATTGTCGGCAGATGATGTCGTGATTGATGCCTATTCAGGTATTGGGACAATTGGTCTCTCCTTTGCAAAACAAGTTAAGCATGTTTACGGTGTAGAAGTCGTTGAAAAGGCTGTCCTTGATAGTCAGAAGAATGCTGCTCGAAATGGGATTGATAATGTTACTTATGTCTGTGATAGCGCTGAATCCGCTATGCAAAAATGGGTGGCAGATGGAGTCAAACCAACTGTGATTTTTGTCGACCCACCACGAAAAGGTTTGACAGAAAGTTTTATCAAAGCAAGTACTTCTGTAAAACCAGAGAAAATCGTCTATATCTCTTGTAATGTGGCAACCATGGCGCGTGATATTAAACTTTATGAGGAATTGGGGTACAAATTGACGAAGGTACAGCCGGCTGATTTATTTCCAAATACGCATCACATAGAAGTTGTGGGATTATTAGAAAAACGCAATTAG
- the glf gene encoding UDP-galactopyranose mutase, whose translation MKKYDYLVVGAGLFGAVFAHEAAKKGKKIKVIEKRDHIAGNIYTKEVEGIQVHEYGAHIFHTSEKEIWDYVNQFAEFNSYTNTPVANYKGEIYNLPFNMNTFNKLWGVVTPAEAGAKIAEQRAVLGGKTPENLEEQAISLVGTDIYEKLIKSYTEKQWEKPCTELPAFIIRRLPVRLTYDNNYFNDTYQGIPIGGYTQIVEKMLEHENIDVETNVDFFANKEDYLATYPKIVFTGMIDEFFDYQLGELEYRSLRFETEVLDMENYQGNAVVNYTDSETPYTRIIEHKHFEFGTQPKTIITREYSKTWKRGDEPYYPVNNNRNNHLYTAYKKLSEQQENVIFGGRLGHYRYYDMHQVIGAALQCVRNEVGE comes from the coding sequence ATGAAAAAATACGATTATCTAGTTGTCGGAGCGGGTCTGTTCGGAGCGGTCTTTGCTCATGAGGCAGCTAAAAAGGGTAAAAAAATAAAGGTTATCGAAAAACGAGACCACATTGCGGGTAACATCTATACAAAAGAAGTAGAAGGTATTCAAGTCCATGAATATGGCGCACATATTTTCCATACTTCTGAAAAAGAAATTTGGGATTATGTGAATCAGTTTGCGGAGTTCAACAGCTATACAAACACACCAGTCGCCAACTACAAAGGTGAGATTTACAATCTTCCCTTCAACATGAATACTTTCAATAAACTGTGGGGCGTGGTGACACCTGCTGAAGCAGGAGCGAAGATTGCAGAGCAACGAGCTGTGTTGGGTGGTAAAACGCCTGAAAACTTGGAAGAGCAAGCCATCTCACTTGTTGGTACAGACATCTATGAAAAATTGATCAAGTCCTACACAGAAAAACAATGGGAAAAACCATGTACGGAGTTACCAGCCTTCATCATCCGTCGTTTGCCCGTGCGTTTGACTTATGATAATAACTACTTTAACGATACTTATCAAGGTATTCCAATCGGCGGTTACACGCAGATTGTAGAAAAAATGTTGGAACATGAAAATATCGATGTGGAGACAAATGTTGATTTCTTTGCCAATAAGGAAGACTATTTAGCTACCTATCCAAAGATTGTCTTTACAGGAATGATTGACGAGTTCTTTGATTACCAACTTGGTGAATTGGAGTACCGTAGCCTTCGATTTGAGACAGAAGTGTTGGATATGGAAAACTATCAAGGGAATGCGGTTGTCAACTATACAGATAGCGAGACACCATATACTCGAATCATCGAACACAAACACTTCGAATTTGGTACACAACCGAAAACCATTATTACACGTGAGTATTCGAAGACCTGGAAACGAGGCGATGAGCCATACTATCCAGTCAACAATAATCGCAATAACCATCTATACACAGCATATAAGAAATTGTCAGAACAACAAGAGAATGTCATATTCGGTGGGCGTCTTGGTCATTATCGTTACTACGATATGCACCAAGTCATCGGAGCTGCCTTACAGTGTGTGAGAAATGAAGTTGGGGAATGA
- a CDS encoding NADPH-dependent FMN reductase, whose amino-acid sequence MANVLFLVGSLRDGSFNHQMAKKAEAFLTDKAQVSYIDLAKIPLFNQDIETPILPEIAELRAQVDAADAIWIFSPVYNYAIPGIVKNALDWLSRSLDLSNPKGPSILQDKITTVSAVANSGHDHLFKDFQHLLPFIRTQIAGEFTGSTINPEAWGTGVLELSDETLTKLEQQVADLLAAIQ is encoded by the coding sequence ATGGCAAACGTATTGTTTTTAGTTGGTTCACTACGTGACGGTTCTTTTAACCATCAAATGGCAAAAAAAGCTGAAGCATTCTTGACTGATAAGGCTCAAGTATCTTACATTGATCTTGCAAAAATTCCCCTATTCAACCAAGACATCGAGACACCTATCCTTCCTGAAATTGCAGAGCTACGTGCACAAGTAGACGCTGCGGATGCTATCTGGATTTTCTCACCAGTATATAACTATGCAATCCCAGGCATCGTAAAAAATGCTCTCGATTGGCTCAGTCGTTCGCTCGATTTATCCAATCCAAAAGGACCATCTATCCTACAAGATAAAATCACAACTGTCTCTGCAGTCGCAAACAGTGGTCACGACCACCTATTCAAAGACTTCCAACACCTTCTTCCATTTATTCGCACTCAGATTGCTGGTGAATTTACAGGTTCAACCATCAATCCAGAAGCATGGGGAACAGGTGTATTGGAGTTATCTGACGAAACTCTAACAAAACTCGAACAACAAGTAGCTGACCTGTTGGCAGCAATTCAATAA
- a CDS encoding MarR family winged helix-turn-helix transcriptional regulator, whose amino-acid sequence MRTVEQSLNENKHALHSLVVFRRAANTIAKSELETIKKYGLTVCQFGVMEALYNKGNLRIQDLIDKLLSTSGNMTVVIKNMIRDGYIYKTIDTNDRRASLIALTPLGRETIEKILPEHYDHVGEIFSVLSSEEQDQLAEILKKFKNQQT is encoded by the coding sequence ATGAGAACTGTTGAACAATCTTTAAACGAGAACAAGCATGCACTTCACAGTCTAGTCGTCTTTCGCAGAGCAGCTAATACTATCGCAAAATCAGAATTAGAAACAATCAAAAAATACGGACTGACAGTTTGTCAGTTTGGAGTGATGGAGGCACTCTACAACAAAGGAAATCTGCGGATTCAAGACTTAATTGATAAATTATTAAGCACTTCTGGCAACATGACTGTCGTTATAAAGAACATGATTCGAGATGGTTATATCTACAAGACTATCGATACAAATGACCGTCGTGCTTCCTTGATTGCTCTCACTCCACTTGGACGCGAAACCATTGAAAAAATCCTTCCAGAGCATTATGATCACGTTGGAGAGATTTTTTCTGTCCTTAGTTCAGAAGAACAAGACCAATTAGCCGAGATACTTAAAAAATTCAAGAATCAGCAGACCTAG
- a CDS encoding IS630 family transposase (programmed frameshift), with protein sequence MAYSLDFRKKVLAYCEKTGSITEASAIFQVSRNTIYQWLKLKEKTGELHHQVKGTKPRKVDRDKLKNYLETHPDAYLTEIASEFDCHPTAIHYPLKAMGYTPKKKSCTYYEQDPEKVELFLKELNNLSHLTPVYIDETGFETYFHRKYGRSLKGQLIKGKVSGRRYQRISLVAGLINGALIAPMTYKDTMTSGFFEAWFKTFLLPTLGKPSVIIMDNAKFHRMSKLKDLCEEQGHRLLPLPPYSPEYNPIEKIWAHIKKHLRRVLPNCDTFLEALSSCSCFS encoded by the exons ATGGCATATTCATTAGATTTTCGTAAAAAAGTTCTCGCATACTGTGAGAAAACCGGCAGTATTACTGAAGCATCAGCTATTTTCCAAGTTTCACGTAACACTATCTATCAATGGCTAAAATTAAAAGAGAAAACCGGCGAGCTTCATCACCAAGTTAAAGGAACCAAGCCAAGAAAAGTGGATAGAGATAAATTAAAGAATTATCTTGAAACTCATCCAGATGCTTATTTGACTGAAATAGCTTCTGAATTTGACTGTCATCCAACAGCTATTCATTACCCCCTCAAAGCTATGGGATATACTC CGAAAAAAAAGAGCTGTACCTACTATGAACAAGACCCTGAAAAAGTAGAACTGTTCCTTAAAGAATTGAATAACTTAAGCCACTTGACTCCTGTTTATATTGACGAGACAGGGTTTGAGACATATTTTCATCGAAAATATGGTCGCTCTTTGAAAGGTCAGTTGATAAAAGGTAAGGTCTCTGGAAGAAGATACCAGCGGATATCTTTAGTAGCAGGTCTCATAAATGGTGCGCTTATAGCCCCGATGACATACAAAGATACTATGACGAGTGGCTTTTTCGAAGCTTGGTTCAAAACATTCTTACTACCCACTTTAGGTAAACCATCTGTTATCATTATGGACAATGCAAAGTTTCATAGGATGAGTAAGCTAAAAGATTTATGCGAGGAGCAGGGACATAGACTTTTACCACTTCCTCCTTACTCACCGGAATATAATCCCATTGAGAAAATATGGGCTCACATCAAAAAACACCTCAGAAGAGTATTGCCAAATTGCGATACTTTTCTTGAGGCACTTTCGTCCTGCTCTTGTTTCAGTTGA
- a CDS encoding DUF5590 domain-containing protein — protein sequence MEKKIFQLLEWMASKTGQLVMGSFILLSVVTFSIFTIWDIAAAPFNNARSHAVGVATEYADLQTVNDFSIYNGTETYFCVFGVTSQGEEVAVLIPEASSTVYVYSLAQGISQEEAQAIAKKNGASQVERTILGLRDGKPIWEVKSGTAYYLVEFETGNFIKREGL from the coding sequence ATGGAAAAAAAGATTTTTCAACTGTTGGAGTGGATGGCTTCCAAGACTGGTCAGTTAGTGATGGGCTCTTTTATCCTTCTCAGTGTTGTGACTTTTTCAATTTTTACTATTTGGGATATTGCTGCTGCCCCTTTCAACAATGCGCGTAGTCATGCAGTTGGAGTAGCTACAGAATATGCTGATTTGCAAACTGTCAATGATTTTTCTATCTACAATGGTACTGAAACCTATTTTTGTGTATTTGGTGTCACCAGTCAGGGAGAAGAGGTTGCAGTTTTGATTCCAGAGGCTTCTAGCACAGTATATGTCTATTCTTTAGCTCAGGGAATTTCGCAAGAAGAAGCGCAAGCTATTGCCAAGAAAAACGGTGCAAGCCAAGTAGAGCGAACTATTCTAGGTTTAAGGGATGGCAAACCTATTTGGGAAGTCAAGTCAGGTACTGCCTACTATTTAGTTGAATTTGAAACAGGGAACTTTATCAAACGGGAGGGCTTATGA
- a CDS encoding pyridoxal phosphate-dependent aminotransferase — translation MSKLSKRVLEMEESVTLAAGARAKALKAEGRDILELTLGEPDFVTPKNIQEAAIKSIEDGKASFYTVASGLPELKDAVNTYFENFYGYSIERNQVVLATGAKFILYAFFAAVINPGDEVLIPTPYWVSYADQIKMNDGVPVFVTASEEHNFKVTVDQLEAARTDKTKVFLLNTPSNPTGMIYSREELEAIGNWAVEHDILILADDIYGRLVYNGNTFTPISSISESIRQQTIVVNGVAKAYAMTGWRVGFAVGNPEIIAAMSKIVGQTTSNLTTAAQYAAIEAFTGPQDTVETMRQAFEERLNTIYPLLAEVPGFKVIKPEGAFYLFPNVKKAMEMKGYTDVTEFTTAILEEVGVAMVTGAGFGAPENIRLSYATDMDTLKEAVARLHTFMKK, via the coding sequence ATGAGCAAGCTATCAAAACGTGTCTTAGAAATGGAAGAAAGTGTCACGCTGGCAGCGGGTGCACGGGCAAAGGCCTTGAAGGCAGAAGGACGTGATATTTTAGAGCTGACCTTGGGTGAGCCAGACTTCGTTACACCGAAAAATATTCAAGAAGCTGCTATTAAGTCTATCGAAGATGGTAAGGCGAGTTTTTATACGGTAGCTTCAGGTCTGCCAGAATTGAAGGACGCGGTCAATACCTACTTTGAGAACTTTTATGGCTACTCTATCGAACGCAATCAAGTCGTTCTTGCCACTGGTGCCAAGTTTATCCTTTATGCTTTCTTTGCGGCGGTCATCAATCCTGGTGATGAGGTTCTGATTCCCACACCTTACTGGGTTTCTTATGCAGATCAAATCAAGATGAATGATGGGGTGCCTGTCTTTGTCACTGCAAGTGAAGAGCACAATTTCAAGGTAACAGTTGACCAGCTGGAAGCAGCTCGGACAGATAAGACCAAAGTATTCCTACTCAATACTCCTTCTAATCCGACTGGCATGATTTACAGTCGTGAGGAATTGGAAGCTATTGGCAACTGGGCTGTAGAGCACGACATTCTCATCTTGGCAGACGATATTTACGGTCGTTTGGTATATAATGGAAATACCTTCACACCGATTTCAAGCATTTCAGAAAGCATTCGTCAGCAGACTATTGTTGTCAATGGGGTGGCCAAGGCCTATGCCATGACAGGTTGGCGGGTTGGATTTGCCGTTGGTAATCCTGAGATCATTGCGGCTATGAGTAAGATTGTCGGACAAACGACGTCAAACTTAACAACCGCTGCTCAGTATGCGGCCATTGAAGCCTTTACAGGTCCGCAAGATACGGTCGAAACCATGCGTCAGGCATTTGAAGAGCGACTCAATACCATTTATCCCTTGCTGGCAGAAGTGCCTGGTTTTAAAGTGATTAAGCCAGAAGGTGCCTTCTATCTCTTCCCAAATGTCAAAAAGGCTATGGAAATGAAGGGCTACACAGATGTAACTGAATTTACCACAGCCATTTTGGAAGAAGTGGGAGTTGCAATGGTGACAGGTGCTGGTTTTGGAGCTCCTGAGAATATCCGCCTCAGCTATGCGACAGATATGGACACGCTCAAAGAAGCAGTGGCTCGACTACACACATTTATGAAAAAATAA
- the asnS gene encoding asparagine--tRNA ligase, giving the protein MSRKLITINQVKDYVGQEVTIGAWVANKSGKGKLAFLQLRDGTAFFQAVAFKPNFIEKFGEEAGTEKFDVAKRLSQETSVYVTGIVKEDERSKFGYELDVTDLEVIGESQDYPITPKEHGTDFLMDNRHLWLRSRKQVAIQQIRNAIIYATYEFFEKNGFIKFDSPILSGNAAEDSTELFETDYFGQLAYLSQSGQLYLEAGAMALGRVFDFGPVFRAEKSKTRRHLTEFWMMDAEYSFLSHEESLDLQEAYVKALIQGVIDRAPQALETLERDVDALKRYIAEPFKRVAYDDAITLLQEHEADKDTDYEHIEHGDDFGSPHETWISNYFGVPTFVVNYPASFKAFYMKPVPGNPERVLCADLLAPEGYGEIIGGSMREDNYDALVAKMDKLGMDKSEYEFYLDLRKYGSVPHGGFGIGIERMVTFVAGTKHIREAIPFPRMLHRLHP; this is encoded by the coding sequence ATGTCTAGAAAATTGATTACCATCAACCAAGTAAAAGATTATGTCGGTCAAGAAGTGACCATTGGTGCCTGGGTTGCTAACAAATCAGGCAAGGGCAAGTTAGCCTTCCTGCAATTGCGTGACGGAACAGCCTTCTTCCAAGCAGTTGCCTTCAAACCAAACTTCATCGAAAAATTCGGTGAAGAAGCTGGTACTGAGAAGTTTGATGTAGCAAAACGCCTTAGCCAAGAAACGTCTGTCTATGTGACAGGGATTGTCAAGGAAGATGAGCGTTCTAAGTTTGGTTATGAGTTGGATGTGACAGACCTTGAAGTGATTGGTGAGTCACAAGATTACCCAATCACACCAAAAGAACACGGTACGGACTTCCTTATGGACAACCGTCACCTCTGGTTGCGTTCTCGTAAACAGGTCGCTATCCAGCAAATCCGTAACGCCATCATCTATGCGACTTATGAATTCTTTGAAAAGAATGGCTTTATCAAGTTTGATAGCCCAATCTTGTCTGGAAATGCGGCAGAAGATTCGACAGAATTGTTTGAAACAGACTACTTTGGTCAGCTTGCCTACCTCAGCCAATCTGGTCAGCTTTACCTGGAAGCTGGTGCCATGGCCCTTGGTCGTGTTTTCGACTTCGGTCCTGTTTTCCGTGCGGAAAAATCAAAAACTCGCCGTCACTTGACGGAGTTCTGGATGATGGATGCCGAGTATTCATTCCTCAGCCATGAAGAGTCACTTGACTTGCAAGAAGCTTATGTCAAAGCCTTGATTCAAGGTGTTATCGACCGTGCTCCACAAGCCTTGGAAACTCTTGAGCGTGATGTGGATGCTCTCAAACGCTACATTGCAGAGCCATTCAAACGTGTGGCTTATGATGATGCTATTACCCTTCTTCAAGAGCATGAAGCTGATAAAGATACAGACTACGAACACATCGAGCATGGTGATGACTTTGGATCACCACATGAAACTTGGATTTCAAACTACTTTGGTGTACCGACTTTCGTTGTTAACTATCCAGCAAGCTTCAAGGCCTTCTACATGAAGCCAGTTCCAGGTAATCCAGAGCGCGTGCTTTGTGCGGACCTCTTGGCACCAGAAGGCTATGGTGAAATCATTGGTGGTTCTATGCGTGAGGATAACTACGATGCCTTGGTAGCCAAGATGGACAAGCTCGGTATGGACAAGTCAGAGTACGAATTTTACCTTGACCTTCGTAAATACGGTTCAGTGCCACACGGTGGTTTCGGTATCGGTATTGAGCGTATGGTAACCTTCGTTGCTGGTACAAAACACATCCGTGAAGCCATTCCATTCCCACGTATGTTGCACCGCTTGCATCCGTAA
- the relB gene encoding type II toxin-antitoxin system RelB family antitoxin codes for MGIVSLRLNDAEEEIFRSYAIHTGKSLSELFKTALAEQIEDQLDYEIGIKALKKFQENPVTHSIDDVLAELEDGL; via the coding sequence ATGGGAATTGTATCCTTGCGATTAAACGATGCAGAAGAAGAAATTTTCAGAAGCTATGCTATTCATACAGGAAAAAGCCTGTCTGAGCTATTCAAAACTGCACTTGCTGAACAGATAGAAGACCAGTTGGACTATGAAATTGGTATCAAGGCTTTGAAGAAATTCCAAGAAAATCCTGTTACACACTCGATTGATGATGTTCTTGCGGAGTTAGAAGATGGCTTATAA
- a CDS encoding type II toxin-antitoxin system RelE family toxin, translated as MAYKLVLSDDALKQLKKMDRHVGMMLAKDLKKRLDGLENPRQFGKALVGDYKGLWRYRVGNYRVICDIIDNKMVILALEIGHRKEIYKK; from the coding sequence ATGGCTTATAAGCTTGTTCTCAGCGATGATGCTTTGAAGCAGTTGAAAAAAATGGACAGGCATGTGGGGATGATGCTTGCTAAGGATTTGAAAAAACGTTTGGACGGTTTGGAGAATCCAAGACAATTTGGGAAGGCCTTGGTAGGAGACTATAAGGGGCTGTGGCGGTATAGAGTGGGGAATTACCGTGTAATTTGTGATATTATTGATAACAAAATGGTCATCCTGGCCCTTGAAATCGGGCACCGGAAAGAAATCTATAAAAAATGA
- a CDS encoding MATE family efflux transporter, producing the protein MKQESLGKEIIRLALPATVENIFQTLVGFVDTLLIAQLGLVAVTAVGLANTILNVYLAVYMALGVGATALIARSIGAGDRESLTFHVRQALVLSVGVGLLLGLLSLVFGRQMLVLMGADAESLAGVQVFFYWVGGLTIFQALMTILGTILRASGDTVFPMKMSLLTNGFNVVLDYFLIFGIGSWSGLGIVGTALGTVLARLLGTVLLYRKVKQTDLAVDLKQLFHLGSPKEMVVLTLPAATERLVMRLGQVVYFSLIVGLGTIVYASHMIAGNIESFTYMPAYGLATAAAVLIGQALGKGDILTVRRVAFLSSAYGVAIMSLLGTILFFGAPSFALLFTKDLEAVRQVVTALRIDAFNQPGLAVSLIMAGALQGLGDTKSPLYSTMIGMWGLRVSGVIVLGQMFGLGIAGVWLSILIDLLLRAIFLTWRFIVQTRKLAE; encoded by the coding sequence ATGAAGCAAGAAAGTTTAGGAAAAGAAATTATTCGTTTGGCCTTGCCTGCTACGGTGGAAAATATCTTTCAGACCTTAGTTGGTTTTGTGGATACCCTCTTGATTGCACAGCTGGGGCTGGTAGCGGTGACAGCAGTTGGTCTTGCCAATACGATTTTGAATGTCTATTTGGCGGTCTATATGGCTTTGGGAGTTGGGGCAACAGCTTTGATTGCTCGGTCTATTGGCGCAGGAGATAGGGAATCTCTTACCTTTCATGTCCGTCAAGCCTTAGTGCTTTCAGTAGGTGTAGGTCTGCTATTGGGGTTACTATCCCTTGTTTTCGGGCGGCAGATGTTGGTCTTAATGGGAGCAGATGCGGAGAGTTTGGCTGGCGTCCAGGTCTTTTTCTACTGGGTTGGTGGTTTGACTATTTTTCAGGCCTTGATGACTATTTTGGGAACAATCCTGCGGGCATCTGGGGATACAGTATTTCCTATGAAAATGAGCTTACTGACCAATGGTTTTAATGTGGTCTTGGACTATTTCTTGATTTTTGGTATTGGCTCTTGGTCAGGTTTGGGTATTGTAGGGACCGCCTTGGGAACTGTCTTAGCTCGCTTGCTTGGTACTGTCTTGCTTTACCGAAAGGTAAAGCAGACTGACTTGGCAGTTGATCTCAAACAATTGTTCCACTTGGGAAGTCCTAAGGAAATGGTGGTTTTGACCCTACCTGCAGCAACCGAACGCTTGGTTATGCGGTTGGGACAGGTTGTCTATTTCAGTTTGATTGTGGGGCTGGGAACGATTGTCTATGCTTCTCATATGATTGCAGGTAATATCGAGAGTTTTACCTATATGCCTGCCTATGGTCTTGCGACAGCGGCGGCGGTTTTGATCGGTCAAGCCTTGGGAAAGGGGGACATCCTCACAGTTAGACGGGTCGCATTTCTCAGCTCTGCCTATGGAGTAGCCATCATGTCCCTGCTCGGTACCATCTTATTTTTCGGAGCCCCAAGTTTTGCTCTGCTATTTACCAAAGACCTAGAAGCCGTCCGTCAAGTCGTCACAGCCTTACGGATCGATGCTTTCAACCAGCCAGGCCTTGCGGTTTCTTTGATCATGGCTGGCGCTCTGCAGGGCTTGGGGGATACCAAGTCGCCACTCTACTCCACAATGATAGGAATGTGGGGGCTGCGCGTCTCAGGTGTTATCGTCTTAGGTCAGATGTTCGGTTTAGGAATTGCCGGCGTCTGGCTGTCGATTTTGATTGACCTGCTCTTGCGAGCGATTTTTCTGACTTGGAGGTTTATTGTGCAAACACGAAAACTGGCTGAATAG
- a CDS encoding RidA family protein codes for MKTIHTDKAPAAIGPYVQGKVVGNFLFASGQVPLSPETGEVVGETIQEQTEQVLKNIAAILSEAGTDFDHVVKTTCFLKDMNDFVAFNEVYKTAFSADFPARSAVEVARLPRDVKVEIEVIAVID; via the coding sequence ATGAAAACCATTCACACAGATAAGGCACCTGCAGCAATTGGCCCATACGTTCAAGGGAAGGTTGTTGGAAATTTCCTATTTGCCTCTGGTCAAGTTCCTTTGTCACCTGAAACTGGTGAAGTGGTTGGTGAAACCATTCAGGAGCAGACTGAGCAAGTCTTGAAAAATATCGCAGCAATTTTATCAGAAGCAGGAACAGACTTTGACCATGTGGTGAAGACGACTTGTTTCCTAAAAGATATGAATGATTTTGTAGCCTTTAATGAAGTTTATAAAACAGCTTTCTCAGCAGATTTTCCAGCTCGTTCAGCGGTGGAAGTTGCACGCTTGCCACGTGATGTTAAGGTTGAGATTGAAGTTATTGCAGTTATTGATTAG
- the rapZ gene encoding RNase adapter RapZ, with the protein MSDKLHLVIVTGMSGAGKTVAIQSFEDLGYFTIDNMPPTLLPKFLELIRHSQDNNKIALVVDMRSRSFFSEIREVLDEIEGAEDLDFKVLFLDATDSELVARYKETRRSHPLAADGRVLDGIQLERELLAPLKNMSQNVIDTTELTPRNLRKVISEQFASQDNQPSFRIEVMSFGFKYGLPLDADLVFDVRFLPNPYYKLELRNLTGLDAPVFDYVMEHQESEEFYSHLLGLIEPILPGYQKEGKSVLTIAVGCTGGQHRSVAFAKRLADDLEKNWNVNRSHRDKDRRKETVNRS; encoded by the coding sequence ATGTCGGACAAACTCCATTTAGTGATTGTGACAGGGATGTCGGGAGCTGGTAAGACAGTAGCCATTCAGTCTTTTGAGGACTTGGGTTATTTTACCATTGACAATATGCCACCGACTCTCTTGCCAAAGTTTTTAGAGTTGATTCGTCATAGCCAGGATAACAATAAGATTGCTCTTGTTGTAGATATGCGGAGTCGATCCTTCTTCTCGGAGATTCGAGAGGTGTTGGATGAGATTGAGGGGGCAGAGGATTTAGATTTTAAAGTCCTATTCTTGGATGCGACGGATAGTGAATTGGTTGCTCGCTATAAAGAAACTCGTCGTTCCCATCCTTTGGCGGCTGATGGTCGTGTTTTGGACGGGATTCAGCTAGAACGTGAACTTTTGGCTCCCTTGAAAAATATGAGTCAGAATGTCATTGATACGACAGAGCTGACACCTCGCAATCTCCGTAAGGTAATCTCAGAGCAGTTTGCTAGTCAAGATAATCAGCCGTCGTTTCGCATAGAAGTGATGTCCTTTGGTTTCAAATATGGACTACCTCTGGATGCAGACTTGGTTTTTGACGTTCGGTTCTTACCAAATCCCTACTACAAGTTGGAGTTGCGTAATCTGACTGGTCTGGATGCTCCTGTCTTTGACTATGTCATGGAGCATCAAGAATCGGAAGAGTTTTATAGTCATTTGCTCGGCTTGATAGAACCGATTCTTCCTGGTTATCAGAAAGAAGGAAAATCAGTTCTAACGATTGCCGTTGGATGTACGGGTGGTCAGCATAGAAGCGTAGCCTTTGCTAAACGTTTGGCAGACGATTTAGAGAAAAATTGGAATGTTAATCGTAGTCATCGTGATAAGGACAGACGGAAGGAGACGGTCAACCGCTCATGA